The DNA region AGTCATGGTGCCCCGCGAGGAGGTCGTCGCGTTCTCGACCGAGAACACACCCGCCGAGAACCTCGCGATCCTCGAAGACCACTCCCACTCGCGGTATCCGGTGGTCGGCGAGGACCTCGACGAGTTCGTCGGGGTCGTCTACCTCCCGACGATCGCGAGCCGGTACGACGACCTCGCGAACGGTGCGGTCTCCATCGAGGACCTCGCCGCCCCGCCGATGACGCTGCCGGCCGACGAAGAGGTCAGCGACGCGATCGACCGGTTCCAGGCGGAGAACCAGGAACTCGCGCTGGTCGAGGCGGACGGCGAGGTCGTCGGGCTGTTCACCGCCACCGACGCCTTCGAGGAGGTCATGGGCGAACTCGACGACCCCTTCGACGAGGCGGAGCGGCGCGACCGCCATCGTGGCCGGGGATCGCCGACCTGAGCCGGCGGCGGTGAGCCCCGGACACCGGTGTGGGACCTGAAGCTTTATTCGTCCGCCCGGAGAGGTCCCCTGTATGCAGATCGGCGTCCTCACCGTTCCATTCGGCGGCCAGTCGCTCGACGAGACCTGTTCGTACCTCGCGGACCTCGGGGTCGAGCGGGTCGAACTCGGCTGTGGCGGTAGTCCCGGCGACGACCACCTCACGCGCGAAGAGTACCTCGACGACGACGAGGCACAGTCGGAGCTCCACGCGCTCCTCGACGAACACGGGCTAGAGGTCAGCGCGCTCGCGACCCACAACAACCCGATCCACCCGGTCGACGACCACGCCGCCGAGGCCGACACCGAACTCCGCGAGGCGATCGAACTCGCCGACCAGCTCGGTGTGGACACCGTCACCACCTTCTCGGGGCTGCCGGGCGGGAGCCCGAACGACGAGGTCCCGAACTGGATCACCGCGCCGTGGCCAACCGAGCACAAGGAGGCCCACGACTACCAGTGGGAGGTCGCCGAGGAGTACTGGAGCGAGATCGCCGGGGTCGCCGACGACCACGGCGTGAACGTCGGCATCGAAATGCACCCGAACATGCTGGTCTACGAACCCTCGGGGATGCGGCGACTCCACGAGGCGGCGGGCGACCGGATCGGCGCGAACTTCGACCCCTCACACCTCTACTGGCAGGGTATCGACGTCCCGGAGGCGATCCGGTATCTCGGCGACGCGATCCACCACGTCCACGCGAAGGACACACGAGTCTACGAACCCAACTCGAAGGTCAAGGGCGTGCTCGACACCGCACCGTACACCGAGGAGGCCGACCGCTCGTGGCTCTTCCGAAGCGTCGGCTACGGCCACGGCGAGTCCCACTGGAAGGACGTCGTCTCGACCCTCCGGATGGTGGGCTACGACGGGGCACTCTCGATCGAACACGAGGACTCGCTGACGAGTTCGCGCGAAGGGCTCGAAAAGGCGGTCGACATGCTCTCCCGAGCGGTCTTCGAGACCACGCCCGGGGACGCCTACTGGGCGGAATAGAACGGTATACGGTTCACGTCCCGTTCTTTCCGGGTCGTCAGTCGGCCCCTTCGGGCTGGTCCGACGTGAACGCGTCGCGGGTGTTCGTGGCGGTGTGGCCGAGCAGGGTCCCGAGGCTTTCACGTCGCCTGGCGAACAGCGCGAGACCGAGCACGACGTAGACGACCGTGTAGACGTAGAGTATCTGGATGCTGACCTGTGTGGCGGCCGGTTCGGCGATCGTCCGGATGACGTAGAACTCCGCGACGACCTGCGAGACGAACAGTACTAAGAGTGCGACCGCCTCGCGGACGCTGATCTCGAGGTTCGTGAGGATGGCGATGGCGAAGAGGCTCTGGGCGGCCGTGATCCAGATCTCGGCGGCCTGCTTCGAGTCGAACGGCAGCGTCCCGATTGCACCCGCGGAGATCGAGTAGACCACGGCGAGCGTGCCGATCAGGAGGGTCCACTGGTTGAGCTTCGAGGAGATGAGCGCGTTGAAGCCGGCGGTCGAGCGGGCCTTGTTCACGAGGTAGGCCACCACGACGAGTTCGGGGCTCTCGCTCGCGAGCGGGGCCACCCATTGGATCATGAAGAACTCGGGGACCCCGTACTGGAGGCCGACCTGTTCGAGCCCCTCCGCGAACGGGTGGACCGCGGTGAAGATTATCGCACCCGAGAAGGCGAAGCCGACCAGGACGACCCCGATGCGGGCCAGCTTCGGGTAGGTCTGGAAGTAGGCCGGGACGCCGACGTTCTCCTCCGGTTCCTCGACGTCGCCGCGGATGATGACGAACAGGTAGAAGACGTAGAGGCCGACGAGCAGGAGGGTGTCGATCGGGCCGATCCCGCCGCTCAACGGGATGAAGAAGGCGAAGAGGGTCGCGACGAGCAGGAGGACGATCTCGAGACCGATCTCGCGGTCGAGGACGACGACGTCGGCGAGGAAGCCCGAGCGCTCCTCGACGGCCGCATCACCCGAGCGTTTCGCCCGGGAGATGCTGAACAGCGCGATGCCCGACCAGCCGAGGCCGATCAGGATCCGGTTCGCACCGGTCATGTTG from Halococcus salsus includes:
- a CDS encoding sodium:calcium antiporter, which codes for MLERFRHPLVAVAGALLLTIPWIVTFFSYGGYGTVHPGENILPVLAVAVGGLAILGAAFLLAWAAETAEKDVPQAFAIAVLAVLAVAPEYAVDALYAWQAGAGSDQAANLAVANMTGANRILIGLGWSGIALFSISRAKRSGDAAVEERSGFLADVVVLDREIGLEIVLLLVATLFAFFIPLSGGIGPIDTLLLVGLYVFYLFVIIRGDVEEPEENVGVPAYFQTYPKLARIGVVLVGFAFSGAIIFTAVHPFAEGLEQVGLQYGVPEFFMIQWVAPLASESPELVVVAYLVNKARSTAGFNALISSKLNQWTLLIGTLAVVYSISAGAIGTLPFDSKQAAEIWITAAQSLFAIAILTNLEISVREAVALLVLFVSQVVAEFYVIRTIAEPAATQVSIQILYVYTVVYVVLGLALFARRRESLGTLLGHTATNTRDAFTSDQPEGAD
- a CDS encoding sugar phosphate isomerase/epimerase family protein, which codes for MQIGVLTVPFGGQSLDETCSYLADLGVERVELGCGGSPGDDHLTREEYLDDDEAQSELHALLDEHGLEVSALATHNNPIHPVDDHAAEADTELREAIELADQLGVDTVTTFSGLPGGSPNDEVPNWITAPWPTEHKEAHDYQWEVAEEYWSEIAGVADDHGVNVGIEMHPNMLVYEPSGMRRLHEAAGDRIGANFDPSHLYWQGIDVPEAIRYLGDAIHHVHAKDTRVYEPNSKVKGVLDTAPYTEEADRSWLFRSVGYGHGESHWKDVVSTLRMVGYDGALSIEHEDSLTSSREGLEKAVDMLSRAVFETTPGDAYWAE